One stretch of Ktedonobacteraceae bacterium DNA includes these proteins:
- a CDS encoding acyl-CoA dehydrogenase family protein produces the protein MTTTSNHTETGSVSPAAEGQNVTAAIADIVRRSEKAREELTKIAPALDINEDPKAGIQIAWQAEIHRLSLPVEYGGLSDGSFTFALEPLMECLINICAGESSVGQMILTQALHIRILFPNSGLSKGALKQVAASFMEGDTRLVGSAAQPGIKEPVTATPVEGGIVINGVKQFNTQSEGRGWAEVACVLILEDGTKKPMAALVPLDAPGVIQHHDWDNMGQRGTGSQTITYKNVFVPDGWHHQLDLAALGPVLGIGMLYHAVLIQGIGEGAYDAMLDYARTLNRPSVSAFTSARDDVFMQRLIGVNRGNLWAARALLLETARKAEHATPETDMMQLSARAMAAKAASVRAALQVCDQMFDVCGSRATANKYHLDRFWRNARTFACHDSTDAKDAIVGAIELTGQMPMTLLPRL, from the coding sequence ATGACCACTACATCGAATCACACGGAGACCGGGAGCGTCTCCCCAGCAGCAGAGGGCCAGAACGTCACAGCAGCCATTGCGGACATCGTCCGGCGGTCGGAGAAAGCGCGCGAAGAGCTCACCAAGATCGCTCCCGCACTGGACATCAATGAGGACCCGAAAGCCGGCATACAGATCGCCTGGCAGGCAGAGATCCACCGGTTGAGCCTTCCCGTCGAGTATGGTGGACTCAGCGACGGCTCGTTTACCTTCGCCCTCGAACCGCTGATGGAATGCTTAATCAACATCTGCGCAGGCGAGAGCAGCGTCGGGCAAATGATTCTCACGCAGGCATTGCACATCCGCATTCTGTTTCCCAACTCTGGGCTGTCAAAAGGCGCTCTGAAACAGGTCGCTGCCAGCTTCATGGAAGGCGATACCAGGCTTGTCGGCTCGGCTGCACAACCTGGCATCAAGGAGCCGGTCACCGCGACGCCCGTCGAAGGTGGTATCGTCATCAACGGTGTGAAGCAATTCAACACCCAGAGTGAGGGACGAGGCTGGGCGGAAGTCGCCTGTGTCCTGATCCTGGAGGATGGTACGAAGAAGCCGATGGCGGCGCTCGTCCCGCTCGACGCCCCCGGTGTCATCCAGCATCACGACTGGGACAACATGGGACAGCGGGGGACGGGCAGCCAGACCATCACCTACAAGAACGTCTTCGTCCCCGACGGCTGGCACCATCAGTTGGACCTGGCGGCGCTGGGACCCGTACTGGGAATCGGCATGCTCTACCACGCCGTACTGATCCAGGGCATCGGGGAGGGCGCCTACGACGCCATGCTGGACTACGCGCGCACTCTCAACCGTCCGAGTGTGAGCGCGTTTACGTCCGCCAGGGACGATGTGTTCATGCAACGGCTGATAGGCGTCAACCGTGGCAATCTGTGGGCTGCGCGCGCACTCCTTCTGGAAACTGCCCGAAAGGCTGAGCATGCCACCCCGGAGACGGACATGATGCAACTCTCAGCTCGAGCGATGGCCGCGAAGGCCGCGTCGGTGCGCGCTGCCTTGCAGGTCTGCGACCAGATGTTCGACGTGTGTGGGTCACGCGCGACGGCAAACAAGTACCATCTTGACCGGTTCTGGCGAAACGCTCGCACGTTCGCCTGCCACGATTCCACAGATGCGAAGGACGCCATTGTTGGCGCCATCGAACTCACGGGTCAGATGCCGATGACATTGCTTCCGCGCCTCTAG